A single genomic interval of Carassius gibelio isolate Cgi1373 ecotype wild population from Czech Republic chromosome A22, carGib1.2-hapl.c, whole genome shotgun sequence harbors:
- the LOC127942483 gene encoding leucine-rich repeat and immunoglobulin-like domain-containing nogo receptor-interacting protein 3: MAGCPSLSLPELFVLLIAASLTHGQTCPQRCDCIPHQRTVMCQNKHLDSIPGFIPADTRLLDLSCNSLRWVEYNDLATLSRLEELDLSENLISVLEPNAFSSLLNLRVLRLRANQLKLVPMGAFSRLSNLTTLDLSGNKLVILLDFTFQDLKNLRNLEVGDNDLVYISNKAFIGLVGLRELTIERCNLTSISGQSLSYLRSLVTLRLRYLSIASLEDQNFRKLGGLRGLEIDHWQFLEYISPHSFQGLNLSWLSITNTNISTVPTGALRNLIHLASLNLSYNPISVLESWALRDLVRLKELHLVGTNLILVQPYGLGGLQQIRLLNLSNNGLVTLEEGSFHSVNTLETLRVDSNPLSCDCRLLWILQRRKTLNFDGKSPVCATPVELQGKTLSTFSDSALFDHFTCQRPKIRNRKFQQLTAREGQVVSFVCQAEGDPTPVIFWISPQRRRITTKSTGRVIVLPEGTLEIRYAQVTDSGTYICIASNAGGNDTYFATLTVSGLPLDGALAANRTYYVGDLNDTNLNDTRVFLKFTLDLKTILVSTAMGCIMFLGVVLFCFILLFVWSRGRGQHKNNFSVEYSFRKVDGPTASGGQGGARKFNMKMI, from the coding sequence ATGGCGGGTTGTCCAAGCCTGAGCTTACCAGAGCTGTTTGTGCTCCTAATTGCTGCATCCCTAACACATGGCCAAACCTGCCCACAGCGCTGTGACTGTATCCCTCATCAGAGAACCGTGATGTGCCAGAACAAACACCTGGACTCTATTCCTGGGTTCATCCCGGCTGACACACGGTTGCTGGATCTGAGCTGCAACAGTTTGCGCTGGGTGGAATATAATGACTTGGCGACCCTGTCGAGACTTGAAGAGCTAGACTTGAGCGAGAACCTCATCAGTGTGTTGGAGCCTAACGCTTTCTCCAGCTTGCTTAACCTGAGAGTGTTGCGTCTGAGAGCCAACCAGCTTAAACTCGTGCCCATGGGTGCCTTTTCACGTCTCAGCAACCTCACCACTCTGGACCTAAGTGGGAATAAACTGGTCATCCTGTTAGATTTCACCTTCCAGGACTTGAAGAACCTCCGCAATTTGGAGGTCGGTGATAATGACCTGGTGTACATTTCAAACAAGGCTTTCATAGGATTGGTGGGACTCCGGGAGCTAACCATCGAGAGGTGCAATCTGACCTCTATAAGTGGACAGTCTCTCTCCTACCTTCGCAGTTTGGTGACTCTTCGATTACGCTACCTCAGTATCGCTTCGTTGGAAGACCAGAACTTCCGCAAACTTGGTGGACTGCGGGGTCTTGAGATTGACCATTGGCAGTTCCTTGAGTACATCTCTCCTCATAGCTTCCAAGGTCTCAACCTTTCTTGGCTCTCGATTACCAACACCAACATTTCCACCGTGCCTACGGGTGCTCTTCGCAACCTAATTCACTTGGCTAGCCTCAATCTGTCTTACAACCCCATTTCAGTTCTTGAGTCCTGGGCCTTGCGGGATCTCGTCCGCTTGAAGGAACTACACCTAGTGGGTACAAACCTGATATTAGTACAACCTTACGGTCTTGGAGGCCTGCAACAGATACGATTGCTCAACTTGTCAAACAATGGATTAGTGACCCTGGAGGAGGGATCCTTCCACTCGGTCAACACGCTGGAGACGTTGCGTGTAGATAGCAACCCTTTGTCTTGTGATTGCCGCCTACTGTGGATCCTGCAGCGGAGGAAGACCCTCAACTTTGACGGAAAGTCACCTGTTTGTGCCACACCTGTGGAGTTGCAAGGAAAAACACTAAGTACCTTCTCGGACTctgcactttttgaccatttcaCCTGTCAGCGGCCTAAAATTCGCAACCGCAAATTTCAGCAGCTGACGGCACGTGAAGGCCAGGTAGTGTCATTTGTATGTCAGGCGGAAGGAGACCCAACTCCGGTCATCTTTTGGATTTCACCTCAGCGCCGACGTATCACCACCAAGAGTACTGGGCGAGTGATTGTCCTGCCTGAAGGTACGCTGGAGATCCGTTACGCCCAGGTTACAGACAGCGGGACCTACATCTGCATAGCAAGCAATGCTGGTGGTAACGATACCTACTTTGCCACCCTGACAGTCAGTGGATTGCCATTGGATGGTGCTTTGGCAGCCAATCGCACCTATTACGTGGGTGATCTTAATGACACGAACTTAAACGACACACGTGTCTTCCTCAAGTTCACGTTGGACCTCAAGACCATCCTGGTGTCCACAGCAATGGGTTGTATTATGTTTCTGGGTGTTGTGCTTTTCTGTTTCATTCTCTTGTTTGTGTGGAGCCGAGGACGAGGTCAGCACAAGAACAATTTCTCAGTTGAGTATTCGTTCAGAAAGGTAGATGGTCCCACCGCCAGCGGGGGACAAGGAGGGGCACGAAAGTTCAACATGAAGATGATATAA